DNA from Larimichthys crocea isolate SSNF chromosome XIII, L_crocea_2.0, whole genome shotgun sequence:
AGCGGGCAAAAAGTGAAAGAATCGTCCAAATCTTCAGTAAACCATTTAGAAACAACCAAATAAAGCCCTGCTACGGATCCTTGCtgtgatatattttatattccaCAATATAAAGGTGTTACAGAATTAGCAACATATTAATGATCTTGTTGTTCCGTGGTAGTGAGGATGAAACTGAAAATTATCATAGGGGTGGTGCTGGAAAAAATGGTAATCCAAAGAGGGAAttgttcatcctctggagagcaTAATATGAACACTACAGTTGAAAAAAAtcatacagtttttaaaaattaaagtaaaatattgtaCTGACATATTCAGAAAAACGTATTTTACAGATTATTATGATCAAACACCTTCAGCAAAGTGAAGAAACCAATAGTTCTGTGGAAAATCAGGGCAGCATTacctatatatacacatttacagtatagtCAGGGTTCAATATCTGGATCAAAGACACCAGAAACCATCAGATTACAAGACAAACTGCTCTACACCCTGATCTACCTCACTATTTGGTGGGTAGCAGTCGAGAAATCCAGATTATAAGCAGTAAAATATTGGATAGAGTGTTTTTGAGGGCACTACAGCCTCATGTGTCCGCACCAGCGTGTGTTGttgagcagcagctgtcactCAAGCCTGTGAAGTCCCGCCTTCTTTGTCTCATCAGCCAATGAGCTGAGAGAAAAACCGTCGCTTCCGgttcatcacacaaacacacatgtgaagcagcagctaGCTCAGTAAACAACACAGGAAAGTGGCAACACACGCCACTGAAAGATGGTCCAGCTCAGTAGAATCTGCTTCCGGAAGGTTGGTACCGTAGCAGACACACTTTTAATgtcataaaaacagtttattgtcTATTAAATTTACTAAGAAAAGTGGTGACATTGGCAGGTGATCTAACTTCGCTAGTCTGTCTATCTGAGATAACTTCCTGCATTAACTCATTTTAGGATGGGGCATGTGAATTTTAGGCTTAGACCTGACCAAGCTGCGACTGTTACCTGAGCTGTGTTATGTAAGGTAGTAGATGTGTCGTGTCGGACTGCAGACCTGCTCATGAGAGAGGCAAAACATTGACTAAGCTCGTCTGTGTGATTATCAGCCTGTAATGTTAATGTGAGGTAATGTCACCTGTGACTGAACAGTACAATAATGATCCAGTTAGTCAGTTAGGTAGGTGAAAGATGTGTCCACagctttatattattattattattaaatgtgctAAATACATGGACAACATTGATTTACTTTAAAGCATCAAAAGTCATTCCTAGTCTTGTAAATAGACACTCAATACTTGACTAACTTCATCCTGAGTTTTAAACTGTCATGCATTTTGACACGCAAGCTCAGAAgctgttataaaaaataatgatgataaactTTATAAAGCACCTTTCAAACCACAGTTACAAAATGCTTTACAATAAcgaataatattataaacaatAAGTTAAAAGCAATAATTCAAGaaaaattagaataaaatatgCATGGAACATAAAAAAAGTCTCATCTGTGGATCTCAGGGAGCGAGGAAAAAGGGTCTAAGGGCTTTAAAAGTAATCCGTAAAAATCTTAAAGTTATGGTTTAATCCAGCGTTTCTCAAAGCCTGAAACTggtgacatccccgcagacaaaacaaaaagacatctCCCCACTCCACGTAGTTTACATGCTTAGTTTCACTCAATTTCTGAAATAAAAGATAGCCTAACATTGCTGTTTTACATAACTTCAGACTAcagcaaatatatttttaaaaattttgaCCTAAGGCATTCATTACTTTCTGACTTTCAGTGGAAAATAACTACTGAATTCTCATGTCTCGCATCTCTGAACTTCTCTTTAACCGAATCACACATATTTAAGCTATTCTGTTTCATGTCCTTTGGATAACTAATTTAATAACTAATGTCACATTGTTTCACTTCCAGTCTCCTCTGCCTTCCACTTTTAAAAACCTCTGGTTTAATCCAAAGCCCTTTCCCATGTTAAGCATCACACATTTTTGAGTTTGGAAATAGTAGTCTGACAAGTTTCAGTAGTTCCCCCACCTCTATgaaagtggaaagaaaatatCATCCACTCCACTGATTTGTAGTTAGATCTAGTGTCAGTGAGGCTTGACTCCCGTGTTTATTATTAGTGGCGTTGTCCCCAAAGTTACTTGGACACATTTTGAATTTCTtggcttttttctctcctcttgcaGTATGGAAACCTTCTGGATAACCTCCGTCTGTATGTCCgtggaggaagtggagggaTGGGTTTACCTCGTCTTGGGGGACAAGGAGGGAGCGGGGGAGATGTTTGGGTGGTGGCTACAAAGAACACGACCTTAAAGAAGATCAAGGACAAGTACCCTCAGAAACGTTTTGTAGGTGGAGCAGGAGCCAACAGCAGGTTTGTTTTCTCCAACCGTCAGAATATTTGTCAGCTGTTATTGGCTTCTTTTCACCAGTCATCAACATCAGTTGATTTATGTTTGTTAAAGATTCTCAGCCATGTTGTATAATAGATGCTGGGACCCGTCATTGAGTCTGTGGTAATTTTATTTACTTACAGCACCCGAGCACTGAAAGGAGAACGGGGGAAGGACAAAGAGATCTTGGCTCCTGTTGGTATCGCAGTCACCACTGATGATGGCAAAATAATTGGTATGTCTTTTGTAATAACTCCTCCATGTCGCTTTTATTTGCTTTACACTGTCCTGCACTGTTCACATTTTTCAGTTCAGTGTCTAAAGACCTATTGCAGTCGATCCCTGAGAGTTTGTTGGTGAACTAcatcagtctttagtcttggTATCTAACATGACACAACTGATAGTCAAACATGTGTAGCTCCTTTCTATCAAGTGATGTTGATGTCAAAACAAACCCAACACGGTGgtctcatttaaaatataagCAAATGACAGATGTGTTGTATGTTTGAGGTTAAGTACATCATTTATGGCATAAAATGTAGAGTATCAGTAATTAAATGGGACTGGAATAGCTAACTGATGTTGCAGTAAAAACTTGGCCTCATATTTTATCATCCATTCTCCCTCCAAGGCGACCTGAATACTGAGGGTGAACGTCTGATGGTGGCAAAAGGAGGATCCGGAGGTACCCAGTACTCTGCATTCGAGCCTAGTAGGGGCCAGGCCAAACACATAAGGCTGGACCTCAAACTTATTGCTGACCTTGGCCTTGTTGGGTGAGCGCAGAAACACATGTGAACGTGTCAGTTAATTTAAGATGAGTCAAACATTTATAAGCATCTTGATTTTCTTGTGTTGATTTCTTGTGTCATCAGGTTCCCAAATGCAGGAAAGTCGTCTCTCCTGACGGCCTTGTCTAATGCTACACCTCAGATTGCCAGTTATGCTTGTGAGTACATCACTACAAACATGTTCAAACTGTCTTAATTTAGTTTAATCATTCTTTGGATCAATATgctgtgacctttttttctaAACATTATTCCACAGTCACAACTTTGAGGCCGGAGATAGGCAAAGTGATGTACAAAGATTACAAGCAGGTATGGGAATGTATATTGGTGTGTTAACTGTCCATTGaattagtttatttttagtgGTTTCCCCTCATTGAGTGGTAGTGGTGTTGTTATTGTGCCTTATTTTTGGTAGATTTCTGTTGC
Protein-coding regions in this window:
- the gtpbp10 gene encoding GTP-binding protein 10, with amino-acid sequence MVQLSRICFRKYGNLLDNLRLYVRGGSGGMGLPRLGGQGGSGGDVWVVATKNTTLKKIKDKYPQKRFVGGAGANSSTRALKGERGKDKEILAPVGIAVTTDDGKIIGDLNTEGERLMVAKGGSGGTQYSAFEPSRGQAKHIRLDLKLIADLGLVGFPNAGKSSLLTALSNATPQIASYAFTTLRPEIGKVMYKDYKQISVADLPGLIEGAHINKGMGHKFLKHVERTKQLLFVVDVSGFQLASKTPFRSAFEAVQLLTKELELYKEELVSKPALLVVNKMDLPDAEDKLAELKEQLQNPDEFSDLLPDDMIPKNYMTFRHVLPVSASTGFGIEHLKSCIRQSLDEDAEMETKVIRQERLQALRSHLH